From Ruminococcus sp. HUN007, a single genomic window includes:
- a CDS encoding DEAD/DEAH box helicase, whose amino-acid sequence MKFNELHLTEEVLRAIEDMGFSEATEIQAKSIPLIRTGKDVIGKSNTGTGKTAAFGIPAIESISYEKKGVEVLILCPTRELAMQACDEIKKFSKYMGWVKPCAVYGGASMDRQILDLKKGANIVVGTPGRVMDHMRRRTIKLENLKMIILDEADEMLNMGFREDIETILQQIPEERQTIMFSATMPPAIMAITNQYQNDPELIKIDQKYRTVDTIEQYYFDIPAGMKTEAMQYLLMAYEPKASMIFCNTKKMVDELTDALTAKGFKAAGLHGDMKQQQRSFVMDKFKSGRINILIATDVAARGIDVSGVDVVFNYDLPQDNEYYIHRIGRTGRAGKSGTAYTLISNRKQICDLRALSRYIKTEIQEKELPQRSQIIESKMLKVVSRITAASEQPLREEAEVILNILTKEGYSVEEIAGILINLRLNKELKNIPEFEIPKIVKKEKARPAGGGQKLTKDKAVKIEISAGKLSRIAPNFILGALVEATGMQGKSFGKIDIFDKYSTVEVPIADAEFIVDALNNTKINGRKVSVKLCEKQQSEKREQRHGGSGSSRRGDHHGRRKPQGYERRKRK is encoded by the coding sequence ATGAAATTCAATGAACTGCATTTGACAGAAGAAGTACTCAGAGCCATCGAAGACATGGGATTCAGCGAAGCAACTGAGATACAGGCTAAAAGTATCCCGCTTATCCGTACAGGTAAGGATGTGATCGGTAAATCAAATACCGGTACAGGAAAGACGGCTGCATTTGGTATCCCTGCCATCGAAAGTATATCATACGAGAAAAAAGGCGTTGAAGTGCTCATTCTCTGTCCGACCAGAGAACTTGCAATGCAGGCCTGCGATGAGATAAAGAAATTCTCAAAATACATGGGATGGGTAAAACCGTGTGCCGTTTACGGCGGTGCAAGCATGGACAGACAGATCCTCGACCTTAAGAAGGGCGCCAACATCGTTGTCGGTACACCGGGACGAGTAATGGATCACATGAGAAGGCGCACGATAAAGCTTGAAAACCTTAAGATGATCATTCTCGACGAGGCAGACGAAATGCTGAACATGGGCTTCCGTGAGGACATCGAGACCATTCTCCAGCAGATACCGGAGGAAAGACAGACAATAATGTTCTCCGCTACAATGCCTCCGGCTATTATGGCTATCACAAACCAGTACCAGAACGATCCTGAACTTATAAAGATCGATCAGAAGTACAGAACTGTCGATACGATAGAACAGTACTATTTCGACATTCCGGCCGGCATGAAGACTGAAGCAATGCAGTATCTTCTCATGGCTTATGAACCAAAGGCTTCAATGATCTTCTGCAACACCAAGAAGATGGTTGATGAACTTACCGATGCACTTACAGCAAAGGGCTTTAAGGCTGCCGGCCTTCACGGTGACATGAAGCAGCAGCAGAGAAGCTTTGTAATGGACAAGTTCAAGTCAGGAAGAATAAACATTCTTATCGCAACTGATGTAGCTGCACGAGGAATCGATGTAAGCGGCGTTGACGTGGTATTCAACTACGATCTCCCGCAGGACAACGAGTATTACATCCACCGTATCGGAAGAACCGGACGTGCCGGAAAATCAGGTACAGCATACACTCTTATAAGCAACCGCAAACAGATCTGTGATCTCCGCGCACTTTCAAGATATATAAAGACTGAGATACAGGAAAAGGAACTTCCGCAGCGCAGTCAGATAATCGAATCCAAGATGCTCAAGGTGGTTTCAAGGATCACGGCTGCTTCGGAACAGCCTCTCCGTGAGGAAGCTGAAGTTATTCTGAACATTCTTACAAAGGAAGGATATTCAGTCGAGGAAATCGCAGGGATCCTTATCAACTTAAGACTTAACAAGGAACTTAAGAACATTCCTGAATTCGAGATCCCGAAGATAGTCAAGAAGGAAAAGGCAAGACCTGCCGGCGGCGGTCAGAAGCTTACAAAGGACAAGGCTGTCAAGATCGAGATCTCAGCCGGAAAGTTAAGCAGAATAGCTCCGAACTTCATTCTCGGTGCACTTGTTGAAGCAACAGGAATGCAGGGAAAGAGCTTCGGAAAGATAGATATTTTCGACAAATACTCAACAGTTGAAGTGCCGATAGCCGATGCTGAATTCATTGTTGATGCACTCAACAATACCAAAATAAACGGCAGAAAAGTCTCAGTAAAACTCTGCGAGAAGCAGCAGTCTGAAAAGAGGGAACAGCGTCACGGCGGAAGCGGCTCTTCAAGAAGAGGCGATCACCACGGCAGAAGAAAGCCTCAGGGCTATGAACGCCGTAAAAGAAAGTAA
- a CDS encoding clostripain-related cysteine peptidase codes for MDNRPRSREKNVTSGGSGAHRRGEGLGTGPVGSSGSFSSHSSGSSTSRKVITRGGIGLPVLLIAGYFLLKFLGGSGGGIDVSDLMGGNNGIMDSFVSSGSSSGSVGYSADYSAVDTSVAAGSREKRTNILGNGADQVTLMVYMCGTDLESKYGMATNDLQEMASAKFGDNVNVIVYTGGCRGWKTNGISSSSNQIYKVESGGIRCLEKNMGTGAMTDPETLTSFIKYCAQNYPANRNDLILWDHGGGSVSGYGYDEINRNKGSMDLSKLDSALKNGGVTFDFIGFDACLMATAETAFMAEKYADYLIASEETEPGIGWYYKNWLTNLGDNPSMSTLDIGKNIVDDFVSTCASQCRGQKTTLSVIDLAEFINTVPSKMSGFAQSVSTELKNKNYKQISDARYNTREFAQSSRIDQVDLVHLANNIGTPEAKELASVLKSAVKYNQTSKEMTEAYGVSIYFPYKAASKVDSACSTMNKIGMDNDYASCIRQFASLETSGQIAAGGSAAGSPVSSLLDSFMPSGSDIASQLMSGGSGSLVNSLLGSLTGGSVAGLDLSNIDFMKEMPMSDEDTTNYLAANMIDTNNLIWKNSGDKYTISMSESQWALVHELDKNMFYDDGSGYIDLGTDNVFDFTDAGDLVADTDKTWVSINGQPVAYYHTDTTDDGKNFTVSGYVPAFLNGERVNLILVFEDGKNGFIAGASTDYIDGETDAVAKNLTELKAGDELDFVCDYYTYDGKYVDSFYFGEKMTVTSDMKVSDTVVGDGAVKVLYRFTDIYNQEYWTEAIDVK; via the coding sequence ATGGATAACAGACCACGTTCGCGTGAAAAAAATGTTACTTCCGGCGGAAGCGGCGCTCACAGAAGGGGAGAAGGACTCGGAACAGGACCGGTAGGTTCTTCGGGCAGCTTTTCTTCTCACAGCAGCGGATCGTCGACATCAAGAAAAGTGATCACAAGAGGCGGAATAGGCCTTCCTGTCTTACTTATTGCAGGTTACTTCCTGCTTAAGTTTTTAGGCGGCTCAGGCGGCGGTATCGATGTTTCCGATCTTATGGGCGGAAACAACGGCATCATGGATTCGTTCGTGAGCTCAGGAAGCAGCTCAGGCAGCGTCGGTTACTCAGCTGACTACTCTGCAGTTGATACTTCCGTAGCAGCAGGATCACGCGAAAAGAGAACAAACATTCTCGGAAACGGCGCTGATCAGGTTACTCTTATGGTATATATGTGCGGTACCGACCTTGAGTCCAAGTACGGCATGGCAACAAACGACCTTCAGGAAATGGCTTCCGCAAAGTTCGGTGACAATGTAAACGTAATTGTCTACACGGGCGGATGCAGAGGCTGGAAAACAAACGGTATCAGCAGCTCATCAAACCAGATCTACAAGGTCGAGAGCGGCGGCATCAGATGCCTCGAAAAGAACATGGGCACAGGGGCCATGACTGATCCTGAAACACTTACTTCATTTATCAAATACTGTGCTCAGAATTATCCGGCTAACAGAAACGACCTTATTCTCTGGGATCACGGCGGCGGATCAGTTTCAGGCTACGGCTATGACGAGATCAACAGAAACAAGGGTTCAATGGATCTTTCAAAGCTTGACTCAGCTCTTAAGAACGGCGGAGTGACATTCGACTTCATCGGCTTTGACGCATGCCTTATGGCTACTGCTGAAACAGCATTTATGGCTGAAAAGTATGCAGACTATCTTATCGCATCTGAGGAAACAGAACCGGGTATCGGCTGGTACTACAAGAACTGGCTCACAAATCTCGGCGACAATCCTTCAATGTCAACACTCGACATCGGCAAGAACATCGTTGACGACTTTGTAAGCACATGTGCTTCACAGTGCCGCGGTCAGAAGACAACTCTTTCAGTTATCGACCTTGCCGAGTTCATCAACACTGTTCCTTCAAAGATGAGCGGTTTTGCCCAGTCAGTAAGTACAGAACTTAAGAACAAGAACTACAAGCAGATCTCAGACGCAAGATACAACACAAGAGAATTTGCCCAGAGTTCAAGAATAGATCAGGTAGACCTTGTTCACCTTGCAAACAACATAGGAACACCTGAAGCCAAGGAGCTTGCTTCAGTTCTGAAGAGTGCCGTAAAGTACAACCAGACATCAAAAGAAATGACTGAAGCCTACGGCGTATCGATCTACTTCCCTTACAAGGCAGCTTCAAAGGTCGATTCCGCATGCAGCACAATGAACAAGATCGGTATGGACAATGACTATGCAAGCTGTATCAGACAGTTCGCAAGCCTTGAAACAAGCGGTCAGATCGCAGCAGGCGGTTCAGCAGCTGGTTCACCTGTATCATCACTTCTCGACAGCTTCATGCCTTCAGGATCAGACATTGCTTCACAGCTCATGTCCGGCGGCTCCGGTTCACTTGTGAATTCACTTCTCGGAAGCCTTACAGGCGGTTCAGTAGCAGGACTCGATCTTTCAAACATCGACTTCATGAAGGAAATGCCGATGTCTGATGAAGATACAACAAACTATCTTGCAGCAAACATGATCGACACGAACAACCTCATCTGGAAAAATTCCGGTGACAAGTACACTATCTCAATGTCAGAAAGCCAGTGGGCACTTGTTCATGAACTTGACAAGAACATGTTCTACGATGACGGCAGCGGATACATCGATCTCGGAACTGACAACGTATTCGACTTTACAGATGCCGGCGACCTCGTTGCTGATACCGACAAGACATGGGTATCCATCAACGGCCAGCCTGTTGCGTACTATCACACTGATACAACAGATGACGGTAAGAATTTCACAGTTTCCGGTTACGTCCCTGCATTCCTCAACGGTGAAAGAGTAAACCTGATACTTGTTTTTGAGGACGGCAAAAACGGATTCATCGCAGGCGCTTCAACAGACTACATTGACGGTGAGACAGATGCAGTTGCCAAGAACCTTACCGAACTCAAAGCCGGCGATGAGCTTGATTTCGTCTGCGACTATTACACGTATGACGGAAAATATGTTGACTCTTTCTACTTTGGTGAAAAGATGACAGTAACTTCTGATATGAAGGTAAGCGATACAGTTGTAGGCGACGGCGCAGTCAAGGTGCTCTACAGATTCACTGACATCTACAACCAGGAATACTGGACAGAGGCTATTGATGTAAAATAA